DNA from Amorphoplanes friuliensis DSM 7358:
CTGATTGAGCGTCGCGTCGCCTGGGTAGGACACACCCCATCGACGTATTGCCGCGGCTCGGTGCGGCAGCCACGAGCCAAGGAGGCCACCAATGGGCATCGGCGGAAGTATCTTCCTACTCGCGCTGGGCGCGATCCTCGCGTTCGCCGTGAACGCGGACATCAGCGGACTGGACATCAACGTTGTCGGCTACGTGCTGATGCTGGCCGGACTGATCGGCCTCGTCGTCACGATCTGGTACTGGAACAGCCGTCGCCGTCCGGCCGTCGTGCAGACGCAGCGGCCGGTTGTCAGCAACGACCCCGCGTACCGCGACGGTGAGGTTGTCGAGGAGTACCGCGAGACCACGCGGCGTCAGCCCCCGCCGCCGCCGTACGGCGCCTGATCACAGCAAGCAGAACGGGGGTGTCCTGGTGGACACCCCCGTTTTGCTGTGTCTCAGGCCAGTTCGGCGCGGACCGCGTCGGCCAGCGGGGTGGCCGGGCGGCCGAGGAGCTGCGCCAGGTCCCCGGCGCCGGTGTCGAGCAGGCCCACGGAGGCACCCCGGTCCGAGTCGGCCAGCACGGCCGCGAACTGCTCGGGCAGGCCGACACCGACGAGGAACTCCTGGTACTTCTCCTGCGGCAGGTTCGTGTAGCCGACCTCCTGGCCCGACTGCCGCGAGACCTCGGCGGCCAGCTCGGTCAGGGTGACGGCTTCGCCACCCAGCTCGTACGCCTGCTTGTCGAGGTTGTCGGCGACAACCGCAGCAGCGGCGGCCTCGGCCAGGTCGGCGCGGGTGGCAATGCTGATCTTGCCCTCGCCGGCGGCGCCGAACAGGCCGTGCTCCAGCGCACCCTTGACGTTGTAGTTCTCCAGGTACCAGCTGTTGCGCAGGAAGTGCACGTCCGGGATGCCGGAGCCGGCCAGGGCCTGCTCGGTGGCCCGGTGCTCAACGGCGATCATCATGTCGGACGTGTCGGCGTACGGGGCGCTGGTGTAGACGACCTTGCTGATGCCGGCGTCCTTGGCCGCGGCGACCACGTTCGCGTGCTGCTCGAGCCGCTTGCCCACCTCGCTGCCCGAGACGAAGAGCAGCTTGTCGGCGCCGGCGAACGCCTTGCGCAGCGACTCGGGATCCTCGTACGACGCGTGGATGACGCGGACGCCGCGGTCGGCCAGGTCCTGGATCTTCTCGACGCTGCGGCCGATCGCCACGATCTGGTCGGCGGGCACACCGCGCGAGAGCAGCGACTCGACGGCGACGCGGCCGAAGTGTCCGGTGGCGCCGGTGACGACGATGGTCATAGCGAACTCCTCAACGTTCATGTGTGGCGGTCGGTCGGCCGCCACACTGCACAACAAGGCAGGTCGAGGATCACTTCCCAAGAGAGAGTGAGCACCTTGAAGTGCAGTACGCACCTGAGGGATAGTGTCCTGGTGGAGACAAGTGTGTACGCCAAGGACTGCCCCAGCCGGCAGGTGCTGGACCGCATCGGCGACGCCTGGAGTGTGCTCATCGTCGGCTCGCTGGCCAACGGACCCCTGCGCTACACCGAGCTGGCCCACCGCATCCCCGGCGTGAGCCCGAAGATGCTCACCCAGACGCTCCGCGCCCTCGAACGCGACGGTCTGGTGACGCGGACGGTCCACGCCGTCGTGCCGCCCCGCGTCGACTACGCGCTGACAACCCTCGGGCGCAGCCTGCTCGGCCTGGTCAACGCGCTGCAGGAGTGGGCCGAGACGCACATCACGGACGTCATCGAGGCCCGGGAGGCCTACGACACCCGGGTCTGAACGAGCCAGTCCAGCGCCGCCGGGGCGTGCTCGAGGATCGACAGGTGGCCGTCCCCGGGGTGCAGCCACAACTCGGCTCCGGGGATGTGCCGGGCCAGCCACTCGCCGTGCGAACCGGGCACCGTGAGGTCCGAGCCGCCGTGCACGATCAGCACCGGTGCGGTGATGCTCGCCGGGTCGAAACCCCAGGGCGCGACGTAGGCCAGGTCGTCGTCGATCAGGGCGGCGGGGCCGGCGGCCAGGGCCGGGTTGACCACCTCGAGGATCCACGACCACGGGCCGCCGAACATCGCCAGGTCCTTCGGCGTGAAGCCGGGCTCGGCCTCCGTGGCCTCGGCCTCGTGACGTTCCTTGGCGGCACGACCCTCGGTGGCGGCGCGCAGGGAGGCGACACCCGAGGGCGCCATGCCGGCGAACCAGTCGATGCCCTCGGCGCCGTACGGGGCGAGCCCGGAGATGCTGACCGCGGCAGTGACGCGATCCGGGAGCAGTGCGGCGGAGGCCAGTGCGTAGGTTCCACCGCCGGAGTGACCCATCACCGCAAAACGATCGAGCTCCAACTCGTCCGCGATCCGGGCGACGTCTTCCGCGGCCGAGGCGATCGAGCGCCCCGGACGTGCGGCCGATCCGCCGTACCCGGGACGGTCGTACGAGATCCAGCGGACGTCGTCGCGGAAGAGCGGGACCGGCGGGGCGCCGAGATTGGGTGTCCCGTGGTGCCAGATGATCGGCGTGCCGTCGCCACCGGTGTCGTAGACGTGCAGATCGTCAGGCATACAGAGCAAGGTAGATGGCGATGTGGTGACAGGTCGCAGCGACCAGCGTGCACGCGTGGAAGAACTCGTGGTGGCCGAAGACCGTGGGCCACGGGTTGGGCCGCCGCATCGCGTAGAAGACCGCGCCGACGCTGTAGATCAGGCCACCGGCGGCGAGCAGCACCAGATCGGCCACCCCGCCGTTGCGGAGGATGTCCGGCAGGATCGCGACGGCACCCCAGCCAAGGGCCAGGTAGAGCGGCGCGCCGACCCAGCGGGGCAGGTGCGGCCAGATGCTCTTGAGGGCGACGCCGCCGATCGCGCCGGTCCAGATCAGGCTCAGCATGACGGTCGCCTTGGGCCGGTCCAGCAGCAGGATGCAGAACGGCGTGTAGGTGCCCGCGATGAAGATGAAGATCATCGAGTGGTCCAGCCGCCGCATGATCTGGTAGCCGCGCTCGGTCCACTCCAGCCGGTGGTAGAGCGCACTGATCCCGAACAGGCCGCACACGGTGATGCTGTAGACGAGGGTGCTCAGGAAGGGCGCGACGCCGGGGCGGGTGGCGGCGATCGAGCACAGAACCACGCCGCTGACCAGGGCCACGAAGAACGCGTACTGGTGCAGCCGGCCGCGGAGACGCGGCTTGCCGAGATCAACACGCTTCATCTTGAACGGTGCTGAGGTCGTCACGACTCCAGGTTACGGCACCGTAGGTTACTTGGAAGTAACATGCGTCTCAGGCGTCCAATCCGCGAAGGATGAGCGGAAGGCGACTTGGTGCACCTGGCTCCACGACGACCGGAACACCCCAGTCCTGACGAGTCAGGTGACAAGCGGCGTGCTCGACGTCCGCGTCACAGGTGGCGGCCTGAGCGACCACCTGCAGGATGCCTTTCGGCACGTCCGGATTGAGGACGAGCCGGCGCGACAGCTCGGTGGTCGTGCCCTCGCCCTCCAGCAGCAGCTCCGGCGGCGCGGCGGAGACCACCAGGCGGGTGGACGGCCCGAACGACGTGTCCAGCTTCTGACCCGGCGCCGGGGTGAAAACGACGTCCAAGGTCACCTCGCCCGGCGCCAGCGGCGAAGGCGGGCGCTCGGTGCGGTGCCGCTCACCCGCGACGGTCTTGACCACGCCCGGCGCGAGCCGCACCAGGCGGTGCGCACCCGACTCGACCACGATCACCGCACCGTCACGGGTCACCAGGACGTCACTGGGCTCCGACAACCCCGAGTCCACTGTCGACACAGTGCCGTCCGCGGGATCGAAGCGGCGGACAGCGCCGTTGTAAGTGTCCGCGATCAGCACCGAGCCGTCCGGCAGCGCCCCGACACCCAGCGGGTGCTGCAACAGGGCGTCCTGCGCCGGGCCGTCCACGTGCCCGAAGTCGAAAAGCCCCTGGCCGACGGCGGTGTGCAACTCGCCCGCCTCGATCCAGCGCAGGGCCGAGGTCTCGGAATCCGCGATCCACAGGCGGTCGCCGGCGGCCGACAGACCCGAGGGCTGAGCCATCCACACATCCGGCAGCTTGCCGTCACGCAACGACTCGACGGTGGTGCCCGCGTAGACACCGGTGCGGCCGGTCGCCGGGTCGAACCACCAGAGCTGGTGAATACCCGCCATGGCGATGATCACCTGGTCGGCGTACCAGGCCAGGTCCCAGGGTGACGAGAGCGCCTTGCCGTCGTCGTCGGCGGAACGCCACGGGCTGCCGGTGCCCGCGATCGTCGTGACCTCGCCGGTGTCGAGTCTCAGCCCGCGCAGAAGATGATTGACCGTGTCCGCGACCACCACGTCGTAGTCGGCGGTGCCGGTCGGAAGCAGGCAGAGACCCTGCGGCTCGGAGAAACTCGCCGTCTCCGCCGACCCATCGGTACGGCCACGCTCGCCCGTGCCGAAACGGCGGACCAGCGTCTCGCCGTCCGGGGAGAGCT
Protein-coding regions in this window:
- a CDS encoding alpha/beta fold hydrolase is translated as MPDDLHVYDTGGDGTPIIWHHGTPNLGAPPVPLFRDDVRWISYDRPGYGGSAARPGRSIASAAEDVARIADELELDRFAVMGHSGGGTYALASAALLPDRVTAAVSISGLAPYGAEGIDWFAGMAPSGVASLRAATEGRAAKERHEAEATEAEPGFTPKDLAMFGGPWSWILEVVNPALAAGPAALIDDDLAYVAPWGFDPASITAPVLIVHGGSDLTVPGSHGEWLARHIPGAELWLHPGDGHLSILEHAPAALDWLVQTRVS
- a CDS encoding winged helix-turn-helix transcriptional regulator; the encoded protein is METSVYAKDCPSRQVLDRIGDAWSVLIVGSLANGPLRYTELAHRIPGVSPKMLTQTLRALERDGLVTRTVHAVVPPRVDYALTTLGRSLLGLVNALQEWAETHITDVIEAREAYDTRV
- the trhA gene encoding PAQR family membrane homeostasis protein TrhA encodes the protein MTTSAPFKMKRVDLGKPRLRGRLHQYAFFVALVSGVVLCSIAATRPGVAPFLSTLVYSITVCGLFGISALYHRLEWTERGYQIMRRLDHSMIFIFIAGTYTPFCILLLDRPKATVMLSLIWTGAIGGVALKSIWPHLPRWVGAPLYLALGWGAVAILPDILRNGGVADLVLLAAGGLIYSVGAVFYAMRRPNPWPTVFGHHEFFHACTLVAATCHHIAIYLALYA
- a CDS encoding DUF6458 family protein — translated: MGIGGSIFLLALGAILAFAVNADISGLDINVVGYVLMLAGLIGLVVTIWYWNSRRRPAVVQTQRPVVSNDPAYRDGEVVEEYRETTRRQPPPPPYGA
- a CDS encoding SDR family oxidoreductase, which gives rise to MTIVVTGATGHFGRVAVESLLSRGVPADQIVAIGRSVEKIQDLADRGVRVIHASYEDPESLRKAFAGADKLLFVSGSEVGKRLEQHANVVAAAKDAGISKVVYTSAPYADTSDMMIAVEHRATEQALAGSGIPDVHFLRNSWYLENYNVKGALEHGLFGAAGEGKISIATRADLAEAAAAAVVADNLDKQAYELGGEAVTLTELAAEVSRQSGQEVGYTNLPQEKYQEFLVGVGLPEQFAAVLADSDRGASVGLLDTGAGDLAQLLGRPATPLADAVRAELA
- a CDS encoding NHL domain-containing thioredoxin family protein; protein product: MTARVRAPELRGRGWLNTGGRPLTLADLHGKVVLLDFWTFCCINCLHVLDELRPLEEKYGDALVIIGVHSPKFEHERDPEALAAAVERYGVHHPVLDDADMTMWQQYAAKAWPTLSVIDPESYVVASMAGEGHAEGLVRLIDELITTHEAKGTLHRGDGPYVPPVAPDTLLRFPGKVIELPNGNLLVSDSARHSLAELSPDGETLVRRFGTGERGRTDGSAETASFSEPQGLCLLPTGTADYDVVVADTVNHLLRGLRLDTGEVTTIAGTGSPWRSADDDGKALSSPWDLAWYADQVIIAMAGIHQLWWFDPATGRTGVYAGTTVESLRDGKLPDVWMAQPSGLSAAGDRLWIADSETSALRWIEAGELHTAVGQGLFDFGHVDGPAQDALLQHPLGVGALPDGSVLIADTYNGAVRRFDPADGTVSTVDSGLSEPSDVLVTRDGAVIVVESGAHRLVRLAPGVVKTVAGERHRTERPPSPLAPGEVTLDVVFTPAPGQKLDTSFGPSTRLVVSAAPPELLLEGEGTTTELSRRLVLNPDVPKGILQVVAQAATCDADVEHAACHLTRQDWGVPVVVEPGAPSRLPLILRGLDA